From a single Pseudalkalibacillus hwajinpoensis genomic region:
- the nusA gene encoding transcription termination factor NusA, with translation MKSSDLLDALTVLEKEKGISKDIIVEAIEAALISAYKRNFHQAQNVRVDFNQDTGSIRVFARKDVVEEVEDSRLEISLEDAKDIDPQYELEDIVEIEVTPRNFGRIAAQTAKQVVTQRVREAERGIIFSEFIDREDDIMTGIVQRQDHRFIYVDLGRIEALLPAGEQMPNETYHSHDRIKVYVTKVEKTTKGPQVMVSRTHPGLLKRLFELEVPEIFDGTVEVKSISREAGDRSKIAVHAEDPEIDPVGSCVGQRGQRVQAIVNELKGEKIDIVRWSEDIVEYVANALSPSKVLKVNVNEEQKMTQVIVPDYQLSLAIGKRGQNARLAAKLTGWKIDIKSQSEAEELGIYSPGEAPLFDDDDSEESELD, from the coding sequence ATGAAGAGTAGTGATTTATTAGATGCGCTGACCGTTCTTGAGAAGGAAAAGGGTATCAGCAAGGATATTATCGTGGAAGCGATCGAAGCGGCGCTTATTTCTGCGTACAAGCGTAACTTTCACCAGGCACAGAATGTTAGGGTCGATTTCAACCAGGATACCGGGTCTATTCGGGTCTTTGCTCGTAAAGACGTTGTTGAAGAAGTAGAAGATTCTCGTCTTGAGATTTCGCTTGAAGACGCAAAAGATATTGATCCTCAGTATGAACTAGAAGATATTGTTGAAATTGAAGTAACGCCTCGTAATTTCGGCCGCATTGCTGCTCAAACAGCGAAACAGGTTGTTACTCAGCGCGTACGTGAAGCAGAGCGCGGCATTATTTTCAGTGAGTTCATCGATCGTGAAGATGATATCATGACAGGGATTGTTCAGCGTCAGGATCATCGTTTTATTTACGTTGACCTTGGAAGAATTGAAGCTCTTCTCCCAGCAGGCGAGCAAATGCCTAACGAAACATATCATTCACATGACCGGATTAAAGTGTATGTAACAAAAGTTGAAAAAACAACCAAAGGACCACAGGTGATGGTATCACGAACTCATCCTGGTCTTCTTAAGCGTTTATTTGAACTTGAAGTGCCTGAAATTTTTGACGGCACGGTTGAAGTAAAGTCAATTTCACGTGAAGCGGGCGATCGTTCTAAAATTGCCGTTCATGCGGAAGATCCGGAAATTGATCCGGTTGGCTCATGTGTCGGTCAACGTGGGCAGCGTGTCCAGGCGATTGTTAACGAACTTAAGGGTGAGAAAATTGACATCGTTCGTTGGTCAGAGGATATTGTTGAATATGTCGCAAATGCGCTTAGTCCATCCAAAGTACTTAAAGTAAATGTGAATGAAGAACAAAAAATGACACAGGTCATTGTACCTGATTACCAGCTCTCGCTTGCGATTGGTAAACGCGGACAAAACGCACGACTTGCAGCGAAGCTTACAGGATGGAAAATTGATATTAAGAGTCAATCTGAAGCGGAAGAGCTGGGCATTTATAGCCCGGGTGAAGCACCGTTATTTGACGATGATGATTCTGAAGAGTCTGAGTTAGACTAG
- the rimP gene encoding ribosome maturation factor RimP, translating into MTENVITVTEELVKPIVDEMNLELVDIEFTQEGKNWFLRVYIDSPRGVDIEECGTISEKLSEQLDKHDPITQPYFLEVSSPGAERPLKKRTDFEKAVGKQVYMTTYEPINGEKSFEGMLSDFNGETVVIEQKVKTRIKKVELPYEKVASARLAVVF; encoded by the coding sequence ATGACTGAGAACGTAATTACGGTTACAGAAGAACTAGTAAAACCAATAGTAGATGAAATGAACCTGGAACTCGTAGATATAGAATTCACGCAGGAAGGAAAGAACTGGTTTCTCCGTGTCTATATCGATTCTCCTCGTGGCGTAGATATTGAGGAGTGCGGTACAATTAGTGAAAAATTAAGCGAACAGCTTGATAAACATGATCCAATAACGCAACCTTACTTCCTTGAAGTATCCTCACCAGGTGCAGAGCGCCCACTAAAGAAACGTACTGATTTTGAAAAAGCGGTGGGCAAGCAAGTCTATATGACAACCTATGAACCCATTAACGGCGAAAAAAGCTTTGAAGGCATGCTTTCGGACTTCAACGGAGAAACGGTTGTCATCGAGCAGAAAGTTAAAACCAGAATTAAAAAGGTCGAATTACCTTATGAAAAAGTGGCAAGCGCAAGGCTTGCGGTTGTTTTTTAG
- the rnpM gene encoding RNase P modulator RnpM, whose amino-acid sequence MQKRKIPMRKCVACQEMKPKKELVRVVRSPEGVISIDLTGKQNGRGAYLCNNEECFKLAKKRNALSAHLKAEVTDEIYTYLEESRS is encoded by the coding sequence GTGCAAAAACGTAAAATTCCTATGCGGAAATGTGTCGCCTGCCAGGAAATGAAACCAAAAAAGGAGCTCGTTCGCGTCGTTCGCTCACCTGAAGGGGTTATATCAATTGACCTAACGGGTAAACAGAATGGACGGGGTGCTTATCTTTGCAACAATGAAGAATGTTTCAAGCTTGCTAAGAAAAGAAATGCTCTTTCTGCTCACCTAAAAGCAGAAGTGACAGATGAGATTTATACTTATCTTGAAGAGTCGCGATCATGA
- a CDS encoding YlxQ family RNA-binding protein → MSKNWESFLGLAQRAGKVVSGEELVVKEIQRKNAKLVLLANDASDNTRKKVTDKATTYKVPLCIVSDRYELGHAIGKMQRVTIAVTDAGFAKKLFAILDQ, encoded by the coding sequence ATGAGTAAGAATTGGGAATCATTTCTGGGACTTGCTCAGCGTGCTGGCAAGGTCGTCTCTGGAGAAGAACTTGTTGTAAAAGAAATCCAGAGAAAGAATGCCAAACTCGTTTTGTTAGCAAACGACGCATCCGATAATACAAGAAAGAAAGTTACCGATAAAGCAACTACTTATAAAGTTCCATTATGTATTGTCTCAGATCGTTATGAACTTGGACACGCGATTGGCAAAATGCAGCGCGTAACCATAGCGGTGACTGATGCAGGCTTTGCAAAGAAACTTTTTGCGATTCTCGATCAATAA